A window of Maniola hyperantus chromosome 17, iAphHyp1.2, whole genome shotgun sequence genomic DNA:
GTTTGTTGATCAAGCTACTACTAGTAGCTTGGCGGGAACGCTTCCGCCTTGTTCAAttacctatagtgcgcgacagttcgaaatggcaatcggggggggGGAAACACCCCGCCcacacgcacagcccccgcgctaaccccgtgCGGGTGACATGCGAGTGTGCAgagcgtccccccgtctcataccacgattgccatctgaacctgtcgcggactatacctgtgGGCTAATCTTGGAAACGATTCTGATTTCATTCGATTACCTACTggatttttgacgacctccctggtgcagtggatCGCAGTAATGATGATTAGGTactatcatcataatcatcaacgcatcgcccgctcactactgagcacggatcgcTCAGAGAGAGAAGGGTTTGCCATCCACCTCTctgaccaagtgcagattggcagacttcacattttgagaacatggagaaatctcaggcatgctaGTTTTCTCGtgatgttatccttcaccgtgatttaataaaaattaaattcttcTAGCCAGGGAAGATAGATACTTATCTAGGCTGAAAATGACTaactaggtataagtcccgcaaattgctattgcgctggaaccatgtctcattatcatcgaaatgacgtcatttgacggaggtatatttaaataaaaatatactatcagcttgaaacttaagtctgatgttgacgtcagtaaaatggcggccacgcacaatAGCAAGTTGCGGGACTTATGCTTAAGTACAATCCATACTTTTTTTAAGACGTCTCTCTGAAATTACCATAAATTATCTACCATAATGATaattaacttataattaataattagggtaatcattcatccaagttaggtacctactcaaagcGTCAATCATTATGTCAAATCAAAATTTTTAGGTTGTGAAAACAATGATGCAAACTTCCATAGGAAAAATTCTAGTATTATAAAATTGTGATGACACAACCAATCCCGAAAAATGTGAAACCCCAACAAAGCTCCAGTGTATTGTTCAATATAAACAGCGTGTTGGCAGACAACCGCAAACTATGTGAAGAGTTGTACGATACCACAACTAAGAAGCATCAGGAAATGTCCAGAGCGATTGAATTGTATGAAAAGAACTCCAAATTAAGAAGACAGTTGAAAGAGGCTACTGACAAAGCTAACTTTTTAAGAGATTCTATTAATGAACTGCAAAAATGATGACTAAACATTTTTAAGATTGTATGGCGTTAGAAagccgtggtagcctagtggttaggacgtccaccttccaatcggaggtcgggggttcgatcccgtgcacgcacctctaacctttcggagttatacagtgcgtttttaagtacctaattaaaatatcacttgctttaacggtgaaggaaaacatcgtgaggaaacctgcatgcctgagagttcttcataatgttctcaaaggtgtgtgaagtctgccaatccgcacttggccagcgtggtagactatggccaaaacccttctcatgagaagacccgtgctgtagtgagccggcgatgggttgatcatgatgataatgatgatggcgTTAGAGCTTAACAGAaattaataagatttttttaaatatttgacgCACTCTCCTGTAAAGTTAAGAAAAATGAGATACGATGTTTTCAACAATAATTACAAACTTAAATGTTACAGGTACTGTCTGTCTATTACAGAAGCAGTGCAAgaataaattattgattaaaaagTGACCTGTGAAAGAAATCAGATTCAAAAATCGACTGCTGgacttttattttgataaactacaaaaaaaaatgtcttgCGCCTACGACGAATTAATAGCATTGCATCGTAAAAACGAATTGCTGAAGTATGAAATCATGTTGTCGAAACTGAAACGCACAGAGGCGAGTAACAACGCGGAAAGAGTAGCGGAAGAAAACTATTACTTGGAGAAAAACCTAACTGAACTCCGCGAGGAAGTGTACAAATTGAAGAGCGAGCATAAAGCGTTATCGTCACGAAGAAGATATCTATAGTCATAGTCGTACTCCTCCTGTAGGTCTCATCGCAAGCAATATTAGTTGTTATAAAAAGGACTTGATAGTAaagcaaaaatatattatatttattcctaataactacctaagtaggtaagggcggtttcagactagcgtatttttttgcgcgtatacggtcgtttcagcatacgcgcttacacgcgcgctacattacgcgcttcaaaaaaccggactcgcgtatacgggcatatttcggctgTTCACTCAAACCGGTGGTGTTGCGGGGAGGTGTCTctcgcttatacgagcttagaagcacgtccaacgctcgtacgagttgagcgtgtgccaaaaggcgcgcctatacgcgcctacatgcgcttccaaaaacgagacgcaacaaacagacagacaacgaagtgatcctataaggataagggttctttttttccttttgagctatgaaaccctaaaaattaacttaatttacTACTCTATCACGTTGTCCAAAAGTAAACCCGTACTAAGCCTAAAGGAAACTAAATAGGAATAAAACTCGTCATTTGTTGCAAGTCATTTATTAACCCCTAGTCCTACTCCCTCATCATCTTCTCCTTCTGGCGCGCCAGCTTCTTCTTGGAGAGCTTCTTCTTGGCGGGCGCGTCgtcggcgggcgcggcgcgcgcCACCGCGTCCTCGCGCTCGCTGAGGCACACCTCGATGTGGCAGGGGGACGACATGTAGGGGTTGATGCGGCCGTGCGCGCGGTACGTGCGTCTGCGCAGGCAGGGCGCGCGGTTCACCTGCCGAACAAAGTGGGTGAACTAAAATGACCACATGATTTTTCTGTTAAACTGTctgtatctctacatagtagtataaaataaagtcgcttctcgcgtctgtatgtatgtatgtatgaacgcgtagatcttttaaactacgcaacagattttaatgcggttttcaccaatagatagtgattcaagaggaaggtttatagctatagtttaattctcataaaattagagatccctagagaagtTGAAGTAATGTGCTGGtcgggaaaaaatcctctcatttgacagtttccgaggcaatgacacaacattagtatctacgttgcacccatgcgaagccggggcgggtcgctagtattatgATAAATGCgtaaatgtgtgtctgtctgtccgttacCTTTTCATCAAGTTAGAATCAAAAAtcttaaatatgtaaaaggaaaaggtgacttgacTGAccgactaactgatctatcaacgcacagctcaaactactggacggatcgagctgaaatttgacatgcagatagctattatgacgtaggcatccgctaagaaaggatttttgaaaattcaaccccttaggaggtgaattaggggttgaaatttgtgtagtccacgcggacgaagtcgcgagcataagctagtaaattataaatgtaagtaacaaaaaaattttaggattactataaataaaatagttatccTTAAGAAAAACTTGTCACTTTTACTGTTTGCCTTTAGAAAACAAGTTGTATAATGAAAGTATACACTGCCAAGCATAAAGGCAACATAATacacaaaaaatctaaatctgttatcccacaaaatcaaagtttccataagattaaaaacctatatcctaGGAAAATCATACGCaatatcagctcgaaacttcagtctagtgttgacgttactaaaatggcggccacgcacattagcaatttgcgggacttatatgatgcagatggtacggaatccttcattATGTGAGTTTGAGTCGAACTTGAATCTTgcccgatttttagggttccatacctcaaaaggaaaaatggaacccttgtaggatcactttgttgtctgtctgtcaagaaacctaccttacttcccgttgacctagaatcatgaaatttggcaggtaggtgggtcttatagctggcattaggggaaaatctgaaaaccgtgaatttgtggttacatcacacaaaaaaaaatttaattgtggtcataaactaataattagtattttcagttttcgaagataactacatcaagtgaggtatcatatgaaagggcttcacctgtgcattctaaaacagatttttacttatttttatgcataacagtttttgatttatcgtgcaaaaagtcgaaaaaatgcgactcatgcgcgagtcttactcgcacttggccggtttttacctGTATGTGATCAATGACAAGCCTGTCAACATCCAGGCCTTTGTAGTCAGCGTTGGATTCAGCATTCCTCAGCAGTTGCAGCAGGAACTCTGCAGATTTCTTGGGCCACCGACCCTGTGTGGTGCCAAACTGTTTGGCCTggaatataataaaagaaaataggatttttgaaactctaaactaaaatagttaAGATAGAATAGTTAAgttactaaaaagtaaaaaccatacaaataagttttttttttaaattatattatgtttatacaGTGTGTTTGATAAATCGTATAACATGAGGTAAGTAGCAGTAGTACCAAAtaacaaacattcaaaattcaattggTCCTTTATGTTCTAATTTCCACGATCAGCTCTGATCAGCTGTTTAGTTTTAaacaaattgatttatttcttcttttaactgtaagtaacaaaattattataggATAACTAATAATAAGATTAGCCTTTGGTAAGCTTGTCACTTTTACTATTTGCCTTTAGAAAACAAGttgtataataggtatacaCCGCCAAGCATAAAGGCAATTTTCGTAGTTATAATTCAGAATCCCTCCAGAAGTCCATTCATCCAGAAGTACccttatttataaactagctaatacctgcgacttcgtacgcggcAGTTTACCTGTGGGAACTtcttcattttccgggataaaaagtagcctatgtcactctccaggtatctaactatgcccatgcaaaaaattacgttaatccgttgctctgttgcgacgtgattgaaggacaaaccaacaaaccaataagccaacaaacaaacacactttcacatttataatatgggtagtgatgcgaaagtgttggtttgtccttcaatcacgtcgcaatggtagaacagattgacgtgattttttgcatggggatagataaagacctggagtgacacaggctacttttatcccggaaaatcaaagtcccactggatttttaaaaacccaaatccatgaggacgaaatcgcgggcattcgctagtttataataagtgttatcatcatcatgatcaacccatcaccggctcactacagagcacaggtctcctctcagagtgagaagggtttttggccatagtctaccacgctggccaagtgcggattggcagactgacagacataataagggtactgattctgaatTATAACTATTATAATAAGGTTAGCAGACTTACCTGTGCGCATCTGCCTACGCCTCCGTTGAAGCGACGGAATGGTATGCATTCTTTCTTGTCTACTACATTCTTAAGGTAACGGACAGCCCTGCGGAGCGGCAGCTTTTTTATTGCCATCGCTGTTTCATATGTGTTCTGAAATAGAGTGAAATGAAATTAACACTTCTTCATATTCGTGACACTCTTGGcagtggtcgtggtcatcacgaagtgcaATTTTTGGGGGCGAAGTTATATGCCTCAAgaccacttctccctgctggccgatagTCTGTTGCATTTGTGCACGGAACCACCCATAAAGGACTTAATTTGGTTGGTCCATCGCATAGGTGACCTTCCTCACCCTCTGGTACCCTCCTACCTTGCCCTTATTAACACTTACTCtttcattaaattaaatatttaattcatCACCTTAACACATTGCGGTTCTgagaatgggtctcctctcaggatgagaagggTTAGGTCATCGTTCATTACACTGGCCAAGTACAAATCAGCAGacgacacacctttgagaaaatgtTGGAGCATGTTGAGAGCAAAAACTctcagcatgcaggtttcctcacaatgttttctatCACTGTTAAGACAAGGTGTGTGCCTGAGATAGGCTAACCTCGGACCACTCAAATAGGAGACTCACCACTACCAGacaataaaatcataatatgTGTGAAGAACTTCACTCCAGAAAGTTTAATGCACTGGTCAAATCGCATTGCTTACTCATTTCTCCGATAAGGTTTCtttgatttgtttatcttttaagcaaaaggaaaactaaagtaggtatacaaagAACCCAGAATCTCAGTTTGAAGAAACCAAGATACAATAGCCAACCGAAGCACAATCTCTGATGTATCATTTCAATATCATAGTCTAAACTACAACTGCCTGTACCTCCAAATACTTCCTATCTTAAACATTATGTGTATTGTGTTATttgctacataataatatggtaggGTAGCATAATGCATATTATTTTGATCTTACCCGAAATACTTTCAAGCTATCTTAAACATTATGTGTATTGTGTTATTTGCTACATAAATTATGGTAGGGTAGCATAATGCATATTATTTTGATCTTACCCGAAATACTTTCAAGCTATCTTAAACATTATGTGTATTGTGTTATttgctacataataatatggtaggGTAGCATAATGCATATTATTTTGATCTTACCTGAAATACTTTCAAGTTTTAGATAAAGTAACCTCACAAAGGTGTTATTATTTCTTTGCAAGACAAATGTTCGTTGTTTGTATCCTAAGTAAATACCACGCGATTCATACAACGTTCAGTCCTCTTTTTTACACTTATGGTGACAAGAAAACCTAAATTGTCCATGTGGATTGTGCGGTGCAATGTCTGATATTGATAGTTTAGGTTAGGGATAATAACAACAAACAGTAGTTACCTTGAAGTGAACGCGGAGATTCGATCCACGCGCCTTGCATGATTTGGCAGGGTTATCCGGCTCTCGAGAATAACGACCCATTTTTGTTACTGAAACACAGAGCCAATTTTAAGTCACGAAATCATCGTAGGTTATCAACTTCCTCGCGGGTAAATCTCACAAGAAACACCGAAATATACACAACGCAATACAGCGGACACTGGTATTACACATTTCACAGACATGTTTCTTtataaattcaatattattttaagattaAAATAGATTTCAATCATTTCAAAACCAACCTCTCAAAAGAAATTTTATTCAGGAAAAGACATAGACAACAAACTTGACAGTTGTTGAAagttgacagtttttgtattgccAGACGTAAAAATGACCATAGAGAATGCTTTTAATGTGCCTATAACGTTACacgttacataatattatttcaccaacaTATCGTAATAATTTTTTACTCGATAACCATCCAAGCGAATAACTAaaacaataattgttttttttgacGTACAGATAGACGGACTTAGCATTCGaaataaaactcaaaaaatatttgaataaaagaaCTATGATTAAAATAGCTGCTATTTTTTAAAAGACTGCTGTTTTTTAACCATACTAACAATATAAATGCTattgtgtcagtctgtctattagttactaatataattttatctGTTGAACTGATTTCAATAAAATCTGGTACAAACTAAGTAAAGTACAAATTAAGTTCCTTCGGGGTTTTAAAAGCCTATCTATCTATccaccaattttgacaaaatttggtacctacgTAATTTGGAAAGTTGTTGGTTGGTGGTTTGGAAATTTGGTGAAGTAGCTTGCCCTGTCTGTGGACTTTTGTCGGTCTTTGGAATGCACTCTTAGCATTATACCTCTAGCCTTAGTAGCCTTTGCTTCATTTTCAATCCTTACATTGGAAATCATAGAGTTCCGGTAtgttcaaaaacctaaatcaatgcggacagCATTTaactagtatttttataaaaatgacaCCCTTAGTAGAAACGTACATTTTGTAACTTTCAGAATCAGACAGTAATTATTGAAAATCAGGATTACTGAAAAACTGGGTAGATGAACAAAATCATATCTTAGTTGGTATTTTACAacgatacctattataaaactccagataaacaaaaaagtgaagacaaatttgTACGGTGTGTGTGTAACACAGACTGCATATATAGTGGTGCGGGGCttacgcaccttttgacacctacaAGCTTGATTCAAAAATGGTGGCCATAGGGCCTCGGTATAGACCGAGGATAAACCTTGGGATAGGGCCATGATAGGGCCGCTATTTTAGTAAAAGGTGGAAGCCAAGAAAACAAATCAATCTCTTTAATAATTGTCTTTAATATTATGCTTAATGTTGTGCTgctaattaattaggtacatctaaaataaatacaaacattTCATAAGTTCTATGATTAAATTTCTATTTATAATACACTACAAAGTACACAAGTATGATATGTATTGAAGAtcgaaattatattaattttattaggtactcaGAAAATCTAATCCAAATTCACACGTTTCtttttctacataatatatttattatttatacgaCGAACTAAATAAGTACACCATTCTTATGCACTTTGAAACTATAATCTTTGTATGCATTTTGATCTTTAAAacattataggtaagtatttatacGCTATTTACaatttctgttgtttcttaAACGTACGTTTTCGACATagctaatttgaaaaaaaaacacattaaaaATTATAGTGAAACATTATAATTGCCATGAATTAAATTCATTTCCATTGCTTTGATTATTTATTCCATTAAgttattctataataatatctacaaaATATATTCTACACGACTATAAGTTATTCTGACTAGTTTAGTAACGTAACGATATTAAATTtcactattattatttaaaagttatttgGTGATAAGCGGGCAACATTATGAAATGTCAAACAATGTCAAACATGTACATATTTACATCGCCATCTACCGATTGCTTCTTGCGTTATTTAGCTGATGTGCCCTATCATGGACGTGTGCCCCTTAAAGCTAATGCGGCGCCGATGCAGGTGGCGGTAGTAGTGGCAAAGGTGCAACACACGCAGCGCAACTGTCCCGctctgaaaatgaaaatcagagactcaaactttattttattaattttctttttagcttattccaatttattttaatacaatcaAAGGAACCGGCGAAGTTTCTTTGATTATCCTCTATCAGACtgttatgtaaataattttattcagaaatcgatattaattaagtaaatcttggacacaataattaataaaatagaaagttaccgatacatatacataatataccaaGAAGTGGGATACTTTTAGACGATGTTATGACTAGATACTTCAAAAGGTACCgatttataatatcaacaaaCATCGCTACTGTGTTCGACATTCGCATAATTAAAAGGGCTCCAGCATTCAATGGCACTCGAACTCCATCGACCCATCACCTAGGTGCCTAATCCGCATTTAATTGCGGTGTCGAATGTAACGAGCAATTAGGAACGCCTCACCAGTAAACAtgattacataatttaaaacgATACGGTGTTTATGTTTGAGAAAATCAATATCATGTGTGACATGGATCGTTTTGTAGAATTGCGGATAGGAATTTCAAAATGCTTTAGTTCTGGAAGATTTTTAATGAGGGCTGCTTTGAAGTAGGTATGAGATTTTAATTTAGAGA
This region includes:
- the RpL17 gene encoding large ribosomal subunit protein uL22, translated to MGRYSREPDNPAKSCKARGSNLRVHFKNTYETAMAIKKLPLRRAVRYLKNVVDKKECIPFRRFNGGVGRCAQAKQFGTTQGRWPKKSAEFLLQLLRNAESNADYKGLDVDRLVIDHIQVNRAPCLRRRTYRAHGRINPYMSSPCHIEVCLSEREDAVARAAPADDAPAKKKLSKKKLARQKEKMMRE